A single Candidatus Dormiibacterota bacterium DNA region contains:
- a CDS encoding glycoside hydrolase — MRRYMPLVVLFSLLASLVPNPAGAQTVAPSLYQGMRWRFIGPLRGGRTKAVAGVPSEPNRFYIGAVNGGIWTTDDAGRTWTPIFDGHSTQSIGSLAVAPSDPNVIYAGSGEGLQRPDLAIGNGIYKSVDAGKTWTHLGLRDGEQIPQIAIDPRNQNTLFVAVLGHPYGPNDQRGIYRSTDGGTTFARVLYTNDNTGAYDVKIDPLHPDTVYATLWAARQAPWEIGGSFEIPGSGIYKSTDGGTTWKPIDTGLPKRIGRISLGIAASDPNVIYAFVDMPAPGAKYRSDDAGAIYRSADGGAHWTMTNDTDRVGERGDDLTAIAADPKDPNTVYVTNTSTYRSTDGGKTFTAIKGAPGGDDYQNIWINPNDPSIILLGSDQGATISVNHGRTWSSWYNQPTAQMYHVNADNRFPYWVCGGQQESGSACVKSRGNWGEITERDWHTAGSEEYGYDVPDPLHPGIFYGGKVERFTQKTGQVQEVAPEPLRGKGYRVVRTQPLAFDPIDQHNLYFASNVVWVTNDGGMQWRAISPDLTRAHPAIPAVIRAFEKDDPEQGAHRGVVYALAPSHEHEGTIWAGTDDGLVWITRDGGKHWKNVTPPALTAWSKVSQIDASSFDDNTAYVAVNRFRLDDQRPYVYVTHDGGAHWRLAVSGLPDAPINAVRADPRARGLLYAASETGVSVSFDDGTHWQPLQLNLPTTSARDIIVHGNDLVVATHGRGFWILDDVEPLRALARTHAFAGPHLFTPELAYRIRRDTNTDTPLPPEVPHGQNPPNGAILDYALASDASKVSIIIADAKGHVVRTYASDQAAPPHVAFDKPSYWEQPFVRPGTSAGMHRFVWDLHEPAPRSENVDMPISAVPGDTPRVPQGALVVPGRYTVTLVVDGKRQSRPLTVAMDPRVKVAAAALLTQYHMAHDVATLIDRTYGAIQTARAKHQSASAAALESVHGALGYLLAIVDGADAAPTAGMRSAYCSLTARAFMALHATPQRSSRVCH; from the coding sequence TTGCGTCGATATATGCCGCTCGTCGTTCTTTTTTCGCTCTTGGCCTCGCTCGTGCCGAACCCGGCCGGCGCGCAGACCGTCGCGCCGTCGCTCTACCAGGGCATGCGTTGGCGCTTCATCGGCCCGTTGCGCGGAGGCCGCACCAAAGCCGTCGCGGGCGTACCCAGCGAGCCGAATCGTTTCTACATCGGGGCCGTCAACGGCGGCATCTGGACGACGGACGACGCCGGGCGGACGTGGACGCCGATTTTTGACGGCCATTCGACGCAGTCGATCGGCTCGCTCGCCGTCGCGCCCAGCGATCCGAACGTCATCTATGCCGGTAGCGGCGAGGGCCTTCAACGCCCGGATCTCGCGATCGGCAACGGCATCTACAAATCGGTCGACGCCGGTAAAACCTGGACGCATCTCGGTTTGCGAGACGGCGAGCAGATTCCGCAGATCGCGATCGATCCTCGCAACCAGAACACCCTCTTCGTCGCGGTCCTCGGGCATCCGTACGGGCCGAACGATCAACGGGGCATCTACCGCTCGACCGACGGCGGCACGACGTTCGCCCGCGTGCTCTACACGAACGACAACACCGGCGCATACGACGTAAAAATCGATCCCCTGCATCCGGATACCGTGTACGCAACGCTTTGGGCCGCTCGCCAAGCACCGTGGGAGATCGGCGGCTCGTTCGAGATTCCGGGAAGCGGCATCTATAAATCGACCGACGGCGGCACGACCTGGAAGCCGATCGATACGGGGTTACCCAAACGCATCGGGCGCATCAGCCTGGGCATAGCAGCCTCGGATCCGAACGTCATCTACGCGTTCGTCGATATGCCCGCTCCGGGCGCGAAATACCGCAGCGACGATGCCGGTGCGATCTATCGCAGCGCCGACGGCGGCGCGCATTGGACGATGACCAACGATACCGACCGCGTCGGCGAACGCGGCGACGATCTCACCGCGATCGCCGCCGACCCGAAAGATCCGAACACCGTCTACGTCACCAACACGTCGACCTATCGCTCGACCGACGGCGGAAAGACGTTTACCGCCATCAAGGGCGCGCCGGGCGGTGACGATTATCAAAACATCTGGATCAATCCCAACGATCCTTCGATCATTTTGCTCGGCAGCGATCAAGGCGCGACGATCTCCGTCAATCACGGGCGCACCTGGAGCTCGTGGTACAACCAGCCGACGGCGCAGATGTATCACGTCAACGCGGATAATCGTTTTCCGTATTGGGTCTGCGGCGGCCAACAAGAGAGCGGCTCGGCATGCGTGAAGAGCCGCGGCAACTGGGGCGAAATCACCGAACGCGATTGGCACACGGCCGGCTCGGAAGAGTACGGCTACGACGTGCCCGACCCGCTCCACCCCGGCATCTTCTACGGCGGCAAGGTCGAACGGTTCACGCAAAAGACCGGGCAAGTACAGGAAGTCGCGCCCGAACCCTTGCGCGGCAAGGGCTATCGCGTCGTGCGCACGCAGCCCCTGGCGTTCGATCCGATCGATCAACACAACCTCTACTTCGCATCGAACGTCGTGTGGGTAACGAACGACGGCGGCATGCAGTGGCGCGCGATCAGCCCCGATCTCACGCGCGCGCATCCCGCGATCCCCGCGGTCATTCGCGCTTTCGAAAAAGACGATCCCGAACAAGGCGCGCATCGCGGCGTCGTGTACGCGCTGGCACCATCGCACGAGCACGAGGGTACGATTTGGGCCGGAACCGACGACGGTTTGGTGTGGATCACGCGCGACGGCGGTAAGCATTGGAAGAACGTCACGCCCCCCGCGCTCACCGCGTGGAGCAAGGTCTCGCAGATCGACGCGTCGTCGTTCGACGATAATACCGCATACGTTGCCGTCAATCGTTTTCGCTTAGACGATCAACGTCCGTACGTCTACGTGACCCACGACGGCGGCGCGCATTGGCGGCTGGCCGTGAGCGGATTACCCGACGCACCGATCAACGCGGTGCGCGCCGACCCGCGGGCGCGCGGCTTGCTGTACGCCGCGAGCGAGACCGGCGTAAGCGTCTCGTTCGACGACGGCACGCACTGGCAACCGCTGCAACTCAACCTTCCCACCACTTCGGCGCGCGACATTATCGTGCACGGCAACGACCTCGTCGTCGCCACGCACGGCCGCGGGTTCTGGATTCTCGACGATGTCGAGCCCCTGCGGGCCCTCGCGCGCACGCATGCGTTCGCAGGACCGCACCTCTTCACGCCGGAGCTCGCGTACCGCATTCGGCGCGACACCAACACCGACACGCCGCTCCCGCCCGAAGTACCGCACGGCCAGAATCCGCCGAACGGCGCGATCCTCGACTACGCGCTCGCAAGCGATGCAAGCAAGGTGAGCATCATCATCGCGGACGCAAAGGGGCACGTGGTCCGAACCTACGCGAGCGACCAGGCGGCCCCGCCGCACGTCGCATTCGATAAACCGAGCTATTGGGAGCAGCCCTTCGTGCGGCCCGGCACGAGCGCGGGTATGCATCGCTTCGTCTGGGATCTCCACGAACCGGCGCCCCGCTCGGAGAACGTGGATATGCCCATCTCGGCGGTCCCCGGCGATACTCCGCGCGTGCCGCAAGGTGCGCTCGTGGTGCCCGGCCGCTACACCGTGACGCTGGTCGTGGACGGCAAACGCCAATCCCGCCCGCTGACCGTCGCCATGGATCCGCGCGTTAAGGTCGCCGCCGCGGCGCTTCTGACCCAATATCACATGGCGCATGACGTCGCCACCCTGATCGACCGCACGTATGGAGCGATCCAAACCGCTCGGGCCAAGCATCAATCGGCTTCGGCGGCTGCGCTCGAAAGCGTCCACGGCGCCCTGGGTTACTTGCTCGCGATCGTCGACGGCGCCGATGCCGCCCCAACGGCCGGGATGCGGAGCGCCTATTGCTCCCTTACCGCACGCGCCTTTATGGCACTTCATGCAACCCCCCAACGTTCATCGAGAGTCTGTCACTAA